In a genomic window of Helianthus annuus cultivar XRQ/B chromosome 10, HanXRQr2.0-SUNRISE, whole genome shotgun sequence:
- the LOC110886017 gene encoding eukaryotic translation initiation factor 5B isoform X2, which yields MGKKKVQPQAVLEEKPVEEELKGKVKVPKHVRVIQERLARLREAQEKKEREEEERLRKEEEERLRKEEEERQAEETKRLKKERQKEKMLKLKQQGKLLTAKQKAEAQRLEIMRNQFLAKTGGFTVETPTKRPEYTTKKSKPQEQQANGKAFTSVQDDNVSELGSVDVELENTSEVSTVEQDSGNKEEDESNEEWDAKSWDDADLNLPGVSAFAEEEEEEEATELAPVVPVVKKAVNGKMEDKKEEGEKTLRSPICCIMGHVDSGKTKLLDCIRRTKVQNGEAGGITQQIGATYIPADNIRERAKELKADAKLNVPGLLVIDTPGHESFKNLRSRGSGLCDIAILVVDIMHGLEPQTIESLNLLRVRNTEFIVALNKVDRLYGWKTCRNAPIGKAMKQQSRDVRLEFDHRLTQIITQFKEQGLNTELYSKNKERGETYSIVPTSAISGEGIPEMLLLLVQWAQKTMIDKLTYNNKVQCTVLEVKVIEGLGTTIDVVLVNGVLHEGDEIVVCGFQGPIHSRIRSLLTPHPMKELRVKGAYIHHKEIKAAQGIKIIAQNLEHAVAGTALYTVELDDDVEEIKKSVMDDMIRNVMSRIDTSGEGVYVQASTLGSLEALLDFLKTPAVNIPVSGIGIGPVHKKDVMKASVMLEKKKEFAAILAFDVKVTPEAQEHADNIGVKIYIADIIYHLFDQFKADIDHLKEEKKREAVEDAVFPCILRITPKVFNKRDPIIFGVDVIEGILKIGTPICIPKRHFVDIGRISSIEKNNTPLEYAKKGQTVAIKITGTNSEEKQKMFGRHFKMKDELYSRISRSSINVLKANYQDELTNDDWNLVARLKHLFKIP from the exons ATGGGGAAAAAGAAGGTTCAACCTCAGGCTGTTTTAGAGGAAAAGCCAGTAGAAGAAGAATTAAAGGGTAAAGTGAAGGTTCCAAAGCATGTTAGAGTGATACAAGAAAGACTTGCAAGGCTTAGAGAAGCACAAGAGAAGAAGGAAAGGGAAGAAGAAGAGAGGTTAAGGAAGGAAGAAGAGGAACGTTTACGTAAAGAAGAAGAGGAAAGACAAGCAGAAGAAACAAAGCGTTTgaaaaaagaaagacaaaaagaaaaaatGTTGAAACTGAAACAACAAGGAAAGCTTTTGACAGCAAAACAGAAAGCAGAAGCCCAACGATTGGAGATTATGAGGAATCAGTTTCTTGCTAAAACGGGTGGGTTCACTGTAGAGACACCCACCAAACGACCCGAGTATACAACAAAGAAATCGAAGCCACAAGAGCAGCAGGCGAACGGGAAAGCTTTTACTTCTGTCCAGGATGACAATGTCTCTGAGTTGGGTTCTGTAGATGTGGAGTTGGAAAACACAAGTGAGGTTTCTACAGTTGAACAAGACAGTGGGAACAAAGAAGAAGACGAGTCCAATGAGGAATGGGATGCAAAGAGTTGGGATGACGCCGATCTCAATTTGCCAGGTGTCAGCGCATTTGCtgaggaggaggaggaagaggaagCTACAGAACTCGCACCAGTTGTACCGGTAGTTAAAAAAGCTGTTAATGGTAAAATGGAAGATAAGAAAGAAGAAGGCGAAAAGACACTTCGGTCCCCAATTTGCTGCATCATGGGTCATGTTGATTCTGGAAAAACCAAGTTGCTTGATTGTATTAGGAGGACTAAAGTTCAAAACGGTGAGGCTGGTGGAATCACTCAACAAATTGGAGCCACTTATATCCCTGCTGACAACATTCGTGAGAGAGCAAAAGAGTTAAAAGCTGACGCAAAACTTAACGTCCCTGGTTTATTGGTTATTGATACACCCGGGCATGAGTCTTTCAAGAATTTAAGGTCTCGGGGTTCCGGTTTATGTGATATCGCTATTTTGGTTGTTGACATTATGCATGGCTTAGAACCGCAAACCATTGAATCACTAAATCTGTTGAGAGTGAGGAACACTGAGTTTATTGTGGCCCTGAATAAG GTTGACAGATTATACGGGTGGAAAACTTGCCGAAATGCGCCAATTGGGAAGGCAATGAAGCAGCAATCCCGCGATGTCCGACTTGAATTTGACCATAGGCTCACTCAG ATAATTACACAATTTAAGGAGCAAGGATTGAATACTGAATTGTACAGCAAGAACAAAGAAAGGGGGGAAACTTATAGTATTGTGCCTACCAGTGCTATCAG TGGTGAAGGCATACCAGAAATGTTATTACTGCTTGTCCAGTGGGCTCAGAAGACAATGATTGATAAACTAACATACAACAACAAAGTTCAGTGTACGGTATTGGAGGTTAAGGTCATAGAAGGTCTTGGAACAACCATTGATGTGGTATTGGTTAATGGTGTGCTTCATGAAGGAGATGAGATTGTTGTTTGTGGCTTTCAG GGACCAATTCATTCTAGAATACGCTCATTACTGACTCCCCATCCAATGAAAGAACTCCGAGTAAAG GGAGCCTACATACATCACAAAGAAATCAAAGCTGCACAAGGGATCAAAATTATTGCACAG AATCTTGAGCACGCAGTGGCGGGGACCGCCCTATATACGGTGGAGCTTGATGATGATGTGGAAGAGATCAAAAAATCAGTGATGGACGATATGATCAGGAATGTAATGAGTAGAATTGATACAAGTGGTGAAGGAGTTTATGTTCAAGCATCTACTCTTGGATCATTAGAAGCGTTACTGGACTTTCTAAAAACTCCAGCTGTCAACATACCTGTTAGTGGTATAGGCATAGGTCCTGTGCATAAAAAGGATGTTATGAAAGCTAGTGTGATGCTagaaaagaagaaagagtttGCGGCAATATTAGCTTTTGATGTAAAAGTGACACCAGAGGCCCAGGAGCATGCGGATAATATTGGTGTCAAGATTTATATAGCTGATATTATTTACCACTTGTTCGACCAATTTAAGGCGGATATTGATCATCTTAAGGAAGAAAAGAAGAGAGAAGCTGTTGAAGATGCTGTGTTTCCATGTATTCTCCGAATCACGCCAAAAGTGTTCAACAAGAGGGATCCAATTATTTTTGGTGTGGATGTTATTGAGGGCATTCTCAAG ATTGGAACTCCAATTTGCATTCCCAAGAGGCATTTTGTTGATATCGGGCGTATCTCTTCCATTGAGAAAAACAATACGCCTCTTGAATATGCCAAGAAAGGACAGACGGTGGCTATCAAG ATAACTGGAACCAATTCCGAGGAGAAGCAAAAAATGTTCGGGAGACATTTCAAGATGAAAGACGAGCTTTACAGCCGCATCTCAAGAAGCTCGATCAATGTACTAAAGGCCAATTAT CAGGATGAGTTGACCAACGATGATTGGAATTTGGTGGCCAGACTGAAACATCTCTTTAAGATTCCATGA
- the LOC110886017 gene encoding eukaryotic translation initiation factor 5B isoform X1, whose translation MGKKKVQPQAVLEEKPVEEELKGKVKVPKHVRVIQERLARLREAQEKKEREEEERLRKEEEERLRKEEEERQAEETKRLKKERQKEKMLKLKQQGKLLTAKQKAEAQRLEIMRNQFLAKTGGFTVETPTKRPEYTTKKSKPQEQQANGKAFTSVQDDNVSELGSVDVELENTSEVSTVEQDSGNKEEDESNEEWDAKSWDDADLNLPGVSAFAEEEEEEEATELAPVVPVVKKAVNGKMEDKKEEGEKTLRSPICCIMGHVDSGKTKLLDCIRRTKVQNGEAGGITQQIGATYIPADNIRERAKELKADAKLNVPGLLVIDTPGHESFKNLRSRGSGLCDIAILVVDIMHGLEPQTIESLNLLRVRNTEFIVALNKVDRLYGWKTCRNAPIGKAMKQQSRDVRLEFDHRLTQIITQFKEQGLNTELYSKNKERGETYSIVPTSAISGEGIPEMLLLLVQWAQKTMIDKLTYNNKVQCTVLEVKVIEGLGTTIDVVLVNGVLHEGDEIVVCGFQGPIHSRIRSLLTPHPMKELRVKGAYIHHKEIKAAQGIKIIAQNLEHAVAGTALYTVELDDDVEEIKKSVMDDMIRNVMSRIDTSGEGVYVQASTLGSLEALLDFLKTPAVNIPVSGIGIGPVHKKDVMKASVMLEKKKEFAAILAFDVKVTPEAQEHADNIGVKIYIADIIYHLFDQFKADIDHLKEEKKREAVEDAVFPCILRITPKVFNKRDPIIFGVDVIEGILKIGTPICIPKRHFVDIGRISSIEKNNTPLEYAKKGQTVAIKITGTNSEEKQKMFGRHFKMKDELYSRISRSSINVLKANYWDELTNDDWNLVARLKHLFKIP comes from the exons ATGGGGAAAAAGAAGGTTCAACCTCAGGCTGTTTTAGAGGAAAAGCCAGTAGAAGAAGAATTAAAGGGTAAAGTGAAGGTTCCAAAGCATGTTAGAGTGATACAAGAAAGACTTGCAAGGCTTAGAGAAGCACAAGAGAAGAAGGAAAGGGAAGAAGAAGAGAGGTTAAGGAAGGAAGAAGAGGAACGTTTACGTAAAGAAGAAGAGGAAAGACAAGCAGAAGAAACAAAGCGTTTgaaaaaagaaagacaaaaagaaaaaatGTTGAAACTGAAACAACAAGGAAAGCTTTTGACAGCAAAACAGAAAGCAGAAGCCCAACGATTGGAGATTATGAGGAATCAGTTTCTTGCTAAAACGGGTGGGTTCACTGTAGAGACACCCACCAAACGACCCGAGTATACAACAAAGAAATCGAAGCCACAAGAGCAGCAGGCGAACGGGAAAGCTTTTACTTCTGTCCAGGATGACAATGTCTCTGAGTTGGGTTCTGTAGATGTGGAGTTGGAAAACACAAGTGAGGTTTCTACAGTTGAACAAGACAGTGGGAACAAAGAAGAAGACGAGTCCAATGAGGAATGGGATGCAAAGAGTTGGGATGACGCCGATCTCAATTTGCCAGGTGTCAGCGCATTTGCtgaggaggaggaggaagaggaagCTACAGAACTCGCACCAGTTGTACCGGTAGTTAAAAAAGCTGTTAATGGTAAAATGGAAGATAAGAAAGAAGAAGGCGAAAAGACACTTCGGTCCCCAATTTGCTGCATCATGGGTCATGTTGATTCTGGAAAAACCAAGTTGCTTGATTGTATTAGGAGGACTAAAGTTCAAAACGGTGAGGCTGGTGGAATCACTCAACAAATTGGAGCCACTTATATCCCTGCTGACAACATTCGTGAGAGAGCAAAAGAGTTAAAAGCTGACGCAAAACTTAACGTCCCTGGTTTATTGGTTATTGATACACCCGGGCATGAGTCTTTCAAGAATTTAAGGTCTCGGGGTTCCGGTTTATGTGATATCGCTATTTTGGTTGTTGACATTATGCATGGCTTAGAACCGCAAACCATTGAATCACTAAATCTGTTGAGAGTGAGGAACACTGAGTTTATTGTGGCCCTGAATAAG GTTGACAGATTATACGGGTGGAAAACTTGCCGAAATGCGCCAATTGGGAAGGCAATGAAGCAGCAATCCCGCGATGTCCGACTTGAATTTGACCATAGGCTCACTCAG ATAATTACACAATTTAAGGAGCAAGGATTGAATACTGAATTGTACAGCAAGAACAAAGAAAGGGGGGAAACTTATAGTATTGTGCCTACCAGTGCTATCAG TGGTGAAGGCATACCAGAAATGTTATTACTGCTTGTCCAGTGGGCTCAGAAGACAATGATTGATAAACTAACATACAACAACAAAGTTCAGTGTACGGTATTGGAGGTTAAGGTCATAGAAGGTCTTGGAACAACCATTGATGTGGTATTGGTTAATGGTGTGCTTCATGAAGGAGATGAGATTGTTGTTTGTGGCTTTCAG GGACCAATTCATTCTAGAATACGCTCATTACTGACTCCCCATCCAATGAAAGAACTCCGAGTAAAG GGAGCCTACATACATCACAAAGAAATCAAAGCTGCACAAGGGATCAAAATTATTGCACAG AATCTTGAGCACGCAGTGGCGGGGACCGCCCTATATACGGTGGAGCTTGATGATGATGTGGAAGAGATCAAAAAATCAGTGATGGACGATATGATCAGGAATGTAATGAGTAGAATTGATACAAGTGGTGAAGGAGTTTATGTTCAAGCATCTACTCTTGGATCATTAGAAGCGTTACTGGACTTTCTAAAAACTCCAGCTGTCAACATACCTGTTAGTGGTATAGGCATAGGTCCTGTGCATAAAAAGGATGTTATGAAAGCTAGTGTGATGCTagaaaagaagaaagagtttGCGGCAATATTAGCTTTTGATGTAAAAGTGACACCAGAGGCCCAGGAGCATGCGGATAATATTGGTGTCAAGATTTATATAGCTGATATTATTTACCACTTGTTCGACCAATTTAAGGCGGATATTGATCATCTTAAGGAAGAAAAGAAGAGAGAAGCTGTTGAAGATGCTGTGTTTCCATGTATTCTCCGAATCACGCCAAAAGTGTTCAACAAGAGGGATCCAATTATTTTTGGTGTGGATGTTATTGAGGGCATTCTCAAG ATTGGAACTCCAATTTGCATTCCCAAGAGGCATTTTGTTGATATCGGGCGTATCTCTTCCATTGAGAAAAACAATACGCCTCTTGAATATGCCAAGAAAGGACAGACGGTGGCTATCAAG ATAACTGGAACCAATTCCGAGGAGAAGCAAAAAATGTTCGGGAGACATTTCAAGATGAAAGACGAGCTTTACAGCCGCATCTCAAGAAGCTCGATCAATGTACTAAAGGCCAATTATTGG GATGAGTTGACCAACGATGATTGGAATTTGGTGGCCAGACTGAAACATCTCTTTAAGATTCCATGA